A stretch of Cicer arietinum cultivar CDC Frontier isolate Library 1 chromosome 5, Cicar.CDCFrontier_v2.0, whole genome shotgun sequence DNA encodes these proteins:
- the LOC101494800 gene encoding uncharacterized protein — MSIMICSSISRVPCSPLLMKTPKRIPLLKCRSGSNSDDLKDAISGIVGEQVEELLSREENKVLLDRLDKASQRVEIAKRELAFIQKQELALKQYKDYTHQLEQKAFQIAESQREISEAKALIEEAERSLSVNVGGAEEINRDEERWESVKAASVSALVGTLSGLPICFTQVTNITQLLLSLTINFICCALFGVTFRYTIRRDLDDFQLKTGVAAAFGVVKGLAMLSGGRLLELNFESLLSYARDGTIYVSENLLIFVSAAVSLDYCLKTRLLSPFPIDRTD, encoded by the exons ATGAGCATTATGATTTGTAGTTCCATTAGTAGGGTTCCTTGTTCTCCTTTGTTAATGAAAACGCCGAAAAGAATTCCATTGTTGAAATGCCGCAGTGGCAGTAACTCAGATGATTTGAAGGACGCGATTTCTGGGATTGTGGGCGAGCAAGTCGAAGAGCTGTTGAGCAGAGAGGAGAACAAGGTTTTGTTGGATAGGTTAGACAAAGCGTCTCAGAGAGTTGAGATAGCTAAGAGAGAACTTGCTTTCATTCAAAAACAAGAACTTGCTTTAAAACAGTATAAGGATTATACTCACCAGCTTGAACAAAAAGCTTTTCAG ATTGCAGAATCTCAAAGAGAAATTTCAGAGGCAAAAGCCTTGATTGAAGAAGCAGAACGCTCCCTGTCAGTAAATGTGGGAGGTGCTGAAGAAATTAATCGGGATGAAGAGAGATGGGAGTCAGTAAAAGCAGCATCTGTCTCTGCTCTTGTTGGCACCTTGTCAGGGCTCCCCATATGCTTCACTCAGGTCACCAACATAACTCAACTGCTTCTTTCTTTGACAATCAATTTCATATGTTGTGCATTGTTTGGAGTGACTTTTAGATACACTATAAGGAGAGACTTGGATGATTTTCAGCTTAAGACTGGGGTTGCTGCAGCTTTCGGTGTTGTTAAAG GTCTTGCAATGCTAAGTGGTGGACGGCTTCTTGAACTGAactttgaaagcttattatcaTATGCACGGGATGGAACTATTTATGTGTCAGAGAATCTTCTCATTTTTGTTTCTGCTGCTGTTAGTCTAGATTATTGTTTGAAGACAAGACTTTTGAGCCCTTTTCCAATTGATAGAACTGATTAG